One bacterium DNA window includes the following coding sequences:
- a CDS encoding aminotransferase class V-fold PLP-dependent enzyme, whose translation MPSLPRLDPAVLRRHIVGADTVIRTPYGERLMVYGDYTASGRCLDFVEHYLMHLQRNYANTHTEDDITGRSMTHLLREAERVIKDAVNAGSHGRIIATGSGSTAAIDKFQQLVGVMIPPATRDLLGGLLSSLFGVGGEARLRDLLSTRQPVVLVGPYEHHSNEVSWRQGLATVREVGLDDGGDIDLAHLAKLLRAPDLAGRLVIGSFSAASNVTGRISPVREIAVLLHRHGALACFDYAASGPYVAIDMNPAPAAPGEDASLDAVFLSPHKFLGGPGSAGILVFNERIYRRDLPPSVAGGGTVSYVSPRAHDFVVDIEERERAGTPAVLQTMKAALAFLVKEAVGVARIEARERELLERALARWRANPAIDVLGHPDPARQIGIVSFNVRRPGGRYLHPRLVTVLLNDLFGVQSRAGCSCAGPYGHLLLGIDDDTSERFRRCILDGWQGIKPGWCRVGFHYTMDDPEAEFLMDAVDFVARRGHDFLGDYHFDPRSSAWTHGADDGALESFSLDKALGCGCPDQRSLDAGLRRRLYRDQLAEAEALADERMRHPVPLAELEGEAGRLQFFDMPHGGA comes from the coding sequence ATGCCGAGCCTGCCCCGCCTGGATCCGGCGGTCCTGCGGCGCCACATCGTCGGCGCCGACACCGTGATCAGGACCCCCTACGGGGAGCGCCTGATGGTCTACGGCGACTACACGGCCTCCGGACGATGCCTGGACTTCGTCGAGCATTATCTCATGCACCTCCAGCGCAACTACGCCAACACGCACACGGAGGACGACATCACGGGCCGCTCCATGACGCACCTCCTGCGCGAGGCCGAGCGCGTCATCAAGGACGCGGTCAACGCCGGCTCCCACGGCCGCATCATCGCCACGGGCAGCGGCTCCACGGCCGCCATCGACAAGTTCCAGCAGCTGGTCGGCGTGATGATTCCCCCCGCCACCCGCGACTTGCTGGGCGGCCTGCTATCCAGCCTGTTCGGGGTGGGCGGCGAGGCCCGTCTGAGGGATCTCCTGTCCACCCGCCAGCCCGTCGTCCTGGTCGGGCCCTACGAGCACCACAGCAACGAGGTGAGCTGGCGCCAGGGCCTGGCCACGGTGCGCGAAGTGGGGCTGGACGATGGGGGGGACATCGACCTGGCCCATCTGGCGAAGCTGCTGCGGGCCCCGGACCTGGCGGGCCGCCTCGTCATCGGCAGCTTCTCGGCGGCCAGCAACGTGACGGGCCGGATCAGCCCCGTGCGCGAGATCGCCGTGCTGCTGCACCGGCACGGCGCCCTGGCCTGTTTCGACTATGCCGCCAGCGGACCCTACGTGGCCATCGACATGAATCCGGCGCCCGCCGCACCCGGCGAGGACGCCAGCCTGGACGCCGTCTTCCTCTCGCCCCACAAGTTCCTGGGCGGGCCGGGTTCGGCCGGCATCCTCGTCTTCAACGAGCGCATCTACCGGCGCGACCTGCCGCCCAGCGTGGCGGGGGGCGGCACCGTCTCCTACGTCAGCCCCCGCGCCCATGATTTCGTGGTGGACATCGAGGAGCGGGAACGGGCCGGCACGCCGGCCGTCTTGCAGACCATGAAGGCCGCCCTCGCCTTCCTGGTGAAGGAGGCGGTGGGCGTGGCGCGCATCGAGGCCCGCGAACGCGAACTGCTCGAGCGGGCCCTCGCCCGCTGGCGGGCCAATCCCGCCATCGACGTGCTGGGCCATCCGGATCCCGCCCGCCAGATCGGCATCGTCTCCTTCAACGTGCGGCGGCCGGGCGGCCGCTACCTCCATCCACGCCTGGTCACGGTGCTGCTCAACGACCTCTTCGGCGTCCAGTCGCGGGCGGGCTGCTCCTGCGCCGGTCCCTATGGCCACTTGCTGCTGGGCATCGACGATGACACCTCCGAACGCTTCCGCCGCTGCATCCTGGACGGCTGGCAGGGCATCAAGCCGGGGTGGTGCCGGGTGGGTTTCCACTACACGATGGACGACCCCGAGGCCGAGTTCCTGATGGATGCCGTGGATTTCGTGGCCCGGCGCGGACACGATTTCCTGGGGGACTACCACTTCGATCCGCGCAGCTCGGCCTGGACCCATGGCGCGGACGACGGCGCCCTCGAGAGCTTCTCCCTGGACAAGGCCCTGGGCTGTGGCTGCCCGGACCAGCGCAGCCTGGACGCCGGCCTGCGCCGGCGCCTCTACCGGGACCAGCTGGCCGAGGCGGAGGCCCTGGCCGACGAGCGGATGCGGCACCCGGTGCCGCTGGCGGAGCTGGAGGGGGAGGCGGGCCGCCTGCAGTTCTTCGACATGCCGCACGGCGGGGCCTGA